In bacterium, a single window of DNA contains:
- a CDS encoding glycosyltransferase translates to MRDTVVTAIILFNYFVLLYFLSINSIYMLLSILSFFSIRHYMGVSSSIVQYKKLFQSSFYKPISVLAPAHNEEATIADSVKSLLQLRYPEYEIIVINDGSTDRTLDVLIGEYRLKRSFRPYEIIIPCKDIRGIYTSEDYANLVVIDKVNGRKADALNAGINIARFPLVGAIDSDSILEPEVMVKMVRPFLDDPKTIAVGGIIRVVNGCTVRAGEVVRIEMSPKWLPNFQTVEYLRSFLFGRVGWDVLNGLLVISGAFGLFRKDVIIRCGGYSHDTVGEDMELVVRMHKIMRENKIPYRITFVPEPVCWTEVPESLRILSHQRNRWQRGLIETLITHRKMLLNRRYGVVGMLAMPFFFFFEMLGPIVELLGYIVFPISCVFGIVNIQFAVLFFIVAIILGIILSVSSIVLEELSFKRYPQYSHIVRLFFFSVMENFGYRQIHTLWRFRGIIDYLRGKKTWGTMERTGVKKTV, encoded by the coding sequence ATGAGAGACACTGTCGTTACAGCAATCATCCTGTTTAATTACTTTGTCCTGCTATATTTTTTATCGATCAACAGCATATATATGCTCCTGTCGATTCTTTCCTTTTTCTCGATACGCCATTATATGGGTGTGTCGAGTTCGATCGTGCAGTACAAAAAGCTGTTTCAGTCCTCCTTCTACAAGCCCATTTCGGTTCTGGCGCCCGCGCATAACGAGGAAGCGACAATTGCCGACAGTGTAAAATCGCTCCTTCAGCTCCGGTATCCGGAATATGAAATCATCGTCATTAACGACGGCTCAACCGACAGGACGCTCGATGTCCTTATCGGGGAGTACAGGCTGAAACGATCGTTCCGGCCTTATGAGATTATCATCCCCTGTAAAGATATCCGGGGGATATACACCTCCGAGGATTATGCGAACCTTGTGGTGATTGACAAGGTCAACGGTCGTAAGGCGGACGCATTGAACGCCGGAATCAACATAGCGCGTTTCCCGCTGGTGGGCGCCATCGATTCCGACTCGATTCTTGAGCCGGAGGTCATGGTTAAGATGGTTCGACCATTCCTCGATGATCCGAAAACAATCGCTGTCGGAGGAATAATCAGGGTTGTCAATGGATGTACGGTGCGTGCAGGGGAAGTCGTCCGGATCGAAATGTCGCCCAAATGGCTCCCGAACTTTCAGACAGTGGAATACCTCCGGTCGTTCCTGTTCGGGCGAGTCGGCTGGGATGTGCTCAATGGTCTGCTCGTGATCTCGGGGGCATTCGGGCTTTTCAGAAAAGACGTGATTATCCGCTGCGGCGGCTACAGTCACGATACGGTCGGAGAGGATATGGAACTCGTGGTGAGAATGCATAAGATCATGCGCGAAAATAAGATACCTTACAGAATAACGTTTGTGCCCGAGCCGGTGTGCTGGACCGAGGTACCCGAATCGCTCAGGATTCTGAGCCATCAGAGAAACCGCTGGCAGCGCGGGCTTATCGAAACACTCATAACCCACAGAAAGATGCTTCTCAATCGACGGTACGGAGTTGTGGGCATGCTTGCCATGCCGTTTTTCTTCTTTTTCGAGATGCTCGGTCCGATAGTTGAATTACTCGGGTATATCGTTTTCCCTATCTCCTGTGTCTTCGGGATAGTCAATATCCAGTTCGCGGTTCTTTTTTTCATTGTTGCCATTATTCTCGGCATAATACTCTCCGTCAGCTCTATTGTACTGGAAGAACTCTCGTTTAAGCGTTACCCGCAATACAGCCATATCGTCAGGCTGTTTTTTTTCAGCGTCATGGAAAATTTCGGATACCGGCAGATCCATACACTGTGGCGGTTCAGAGGAATTATTGACTACCTGAGGGGAAAAAAGACATGGGGCACCATGGAACGTACGGGAGTGAAGAAAACGGTATGA
- a CDS encoding response regulator, whose amino-acid sequence MPKTIVLAEDEPHIARLVIFKLEREGYTVIWAKDGGEALESIASNKPDLVLLDIMMPVMDGYEVLKKVKEQENLRSIPVIMLTAKGQERDIVKGFNLGSEDYIVKPFRPAELAARIKKVLDE is encoded by the coding sequence ATGCCAAAAACAATTGTTCTTGCCGAAGATGAGCCTCATATCGCCCGCCTCGTCATATTCAAGCTCGAACGTGAGGGTTATACGGTCATCTGGGCAAAGGATGGCGGTGAAGCGCTTGAAAGTATTGCCAGCAACAAGCCCGATCTCGTTCTTCTCGACATTATGATGCCCGTCATGGATGGTTACGAAGTATTGAAAAAGGTGAAAGAACAGGAAAATCTCAGGTCGATACCTGTCATCATGCTTACTGCGAAAGGACAGGAGAGAGATATTGTCAAGGGATTCAATCTCGGCTCGGAAGATTACATTGTGAAACCCTTCAGGCCGGCCGAGCTGGCAGCGCGCATAAAAAAAGTGCTTGATGAATGA
- a CDS encoding T9SS type A sorting domain-containing protein, whose translation MRKAIVILLMLALTCITISAHALEVMQSLTDGNNIRDYAFQGNYVWCATLGSLVRWNILDGTYVQFTTKDGLASNYVITVDIGENNELWIGTMGGLQRYDGTAFTTYTTENSGIPDNGINAVALDEHGTVWVGTGGGLACFNGSTWKTYTAENSGILVDPVASIAVDKNGIIWLSHDLNGMESKKRVVMSFDGTTFVNYGSLNKGATYVRKIAVDNDNNKWFLSPYGLYRFDGKTFTKQKDVSVVSSVYTDRDGKVWVTCGGPPSYSAAYRSIKCFDGVSWTEYHFEDLIPYTITAYWDIKLDSDGTLWFVSMDTTGGVYSLHSYNGSELKTYLTRGPRSYNMQDLFIDRNGTKWFGTYFGAAEFDGSGWENHIFSLSENDIPPNSSLIQYNSITNAVLCIGEDQDNVLWMGTAYGIRSFDGSTLTFYGPANTNNVVYTSIVDCAVDKDNVKWFASGRNICSFDGTTWTPYHTFEFITSSVVVDADNIKWFGTYDKGVWSFDGSTWINYTEENGAPKGNIMVAAVDRDNIKWFGTDDGIWSFNGTAWTFYDKDIIGIPDHAAINDIEVDAYNRLWCVINGSLASFDGVSWTVYDRETTGSVSKIAIDGEGVLWLGGFGGVGDAGVVQSFKISAEPAVVEEKNSLPTALKINGNYPNPFNPSTTIEFMIPDPGTVNLSIYSISGQKIRELVAGNLSAGSHSAAWDGRDSSGNCVSSGVYITQLRLGDRIATHRMLLMK comes from the coding sequence ATGAGAAAAGCCATCGTCATACTCCTGATGCTGGCGCTGACATGCATCACCATATCGGCACATGCTCTGGAGGTTATGCAGTCCTTAACGGACGGAAACAACATCAGAGACTATGCTTTTCAGGGAAATTATGTATGGTGTGCAACGCTCGGCAGCCTGGTCAGATGGAACATACTCGACGGCACCTATGTCCAGTTCACCACGAAAGACGGTCTTGCGAGTAATTACGTTATAACCGTTGATATCGGCGAAAACAATGAGTTATGGATTGGCACGATGGGCGGTCTCCAGCGATACGACGGAACAGCATTCACAACGTACACAACCGAAAACAGCGGCATTCCGGATAACGGCATCAATGCGGTTGCGCTCGATGAACATGGAACGGTCTGGGTAGGAACAGGCGGGGGTCTTGCATGTTTCAACGGTTCAACATGGAAAACATACACGGCCGAAAACAGTGGAATTCTGGTCGATCCCGTGGCTTCCATAGCTGTCGATAAAAACGGGATTATATGGCTTTCTCACGACCTCAACGGCATGGAATCGAAGAAGCGGGTTGTCATGAGTTTTGACGGTACCACCTTTGTGAATTACGGAAGCTTAAACAAAGGGGCAACTTATGTAAGAAAAATTGCTGTCGACAACGATAACAACAAGTGGTTTCTGAGTCCGTATGGTTTATATCGTTTTGACGGCAAGACATTCACAAAGCAGAAAGATGTTTCTGTGGTTTCGAGTGTTTATACGGACAGAGACGGCAAGGTATGGGTTACATGCGGCGGTCCTCCGAGCTATAGTGCAGCGTACAGGAGTATAAAGTGTTTCGATGGCGTATCATGGACCGAGTATCATTTTGAAGACCTGATTCCATATACCATTACCGCTTACTGGGATATAAAACTCGACAGCGATGGAACCTTATGGTTTGTATCCATGGATACGACGGGCGGTGTTTACTCGCTGCACAGCTACAATGGATCGGAATTGAAAACATATCTGACCAGGGGACCGCGAAGTTATAATATGCAGGATTTATTCATCGATCGTAATGGCACCAAATGGTTCGGAACATATTTCGGAGCTGCGGAATTTGATGGCAGCGGATGGGAAAACCATATCTTTTCACTGTCAGAAAACGATATTCCGCCAAACAGCTCTCTTATCCAATATAACTCAATCACAAATGCTGTCTTATGTATCGGCGAGGATCAGGACAATGTCCTGTGGATGGGTACCGCTTACGGGATAAGAAGTTTCGATGGCTCAACATTGACATTTTACGGTCCCGCAAACACCAACAACGTTGTTTATACTTCGATAGTCGATTGTGCGGTTGATAAAGATAATGTCAAATGGTTCGCTTCCGGAAGGAATATATGCAGTTTTGACGGTACAACATGGACTCCCTATCACACCTTTGAATTTATAACGTCTTCCGTTGTTGTCGATGCCGACAATATTAAATGGTTCGGAACATACGACAAGGGTGTATGGAGTTTTGACGGTTCAACATGGATAAATTATACGGAAGAAAACGGCGCTCCGAAAGGTAATATCATGGTTGCCGCTGTCGACCGTGACAACATCAAGTGGTTCGGTACTGACGATGGAATCTGGAGTTTCAACGGTACAGCGTGGACATTCTACGATAAAGATATTATCGGGATACCTGACCATGCCGCGATCAATGATATAGAGGTGGATGCTTACAACAGGTTGTGGTGTGTCATCAACGGCAGCCTCGCTTCGTTCGATGGTGTTTCATGGACAGTTTATGACCGTGAAACCACGGGATCGGTGAGCAAAATCGCTATCGACGGGGAGGGAGTCCTGTGGCTGGGAGGATTCGGCGGAGTCGGAGATGCCGGTGTGGTTCAGAGTTTCAAAATATCGGCGGAGCCTGCCGTTGTGGAAGAAAAAAACAGTCTCCCGACTGCACTTAAAATAAACGGAAACTACCCCAATCCGTTCAACCCGTCAACCACCATCGAGTTCATGATTCCCGACCCGGGAACCGTGAATCTTTCCATATACAGTATTTCCGGACAGAAAATCCGCGAGCTCGTCGCCGGGAATCTGTCGGCAGGCAGCCATAGTGCTGCTTGGGATGGCCGTGACAGCAGTGGCAATTGTGTTTCTTCAGGAGTGTATATCACACAATTGAGGTTGGGTGACAGGATTGCCACTCACCGGATGCTGCTCATGAAGTAA
- a CDS encoding insulinase family protein — protein sequence MKRLPLVILLSALSLFGSCAPRKTGMATPEENVRQSLNLDAALLIDPGVAKGKLDNGLTWYVRENGKPEKRMELRLVVKAGSVLENDDQQGLAHFVEHMAFNGTKNFQKHELVNYLESIGMRFGPDLNAYTSFDETVYMLQVPTDSTHIVEKAFQILEDWAHNISFDDDEIDRERGVIVEEWRQGRGADMRMLDKQFPVLFHGSRYAERLPIGKKEIIEQFRHDTLRAFYKSWYRPDLMAVIAVGDFDKNQIESLIKQHFARIPSPKKPPKRIMYPLPDHDETLFAIATDPEATSNGVSIYYKHDAPPEGTVGDYRRQLVEYMYHGMFNQRLSELTKQSDPPFLYGYSTNTRMVLAKEMYVLGTGVKDNGIERGLDALMTEAARVRRFGFTLSEMNRQKQELLRFIEQAYSERDKTESGSFTNEYSRNFLADEPIPGIEVEYAIFNKYIPEITLEEVNRLATAWISDRNRVIMVNAPEKPGVKVPGEKEILTVIDTVSEKEIEPYVDTVSDRPLVETPPTPSPVVSERLIEKIGITEWTLANGVRVVLKPTDFKNDEIIFTSSSPGGYSLVPDRNFIAAKTASAIVNEGGAGPFNLIELDKKLSGKVVGVSPWISDLQEGITGNASPKDIETMFQLIYLYFTEPRKDSTAFLSYKSRMKGMIENRSARPETAFSDTVLVTMASYHPRMRPWTTALLDEMNLDASYDIYRDRFMDASDFTFYFVGNFDLSSIKPLVETYIGGLPSLKRKETWRDTGVMFPRGSIRKEVRAGIEQKSQVQLIFTGDFSWSYQNRYDMGSMTELLRIKLREVIREDMGGTYGVNVSQSLSHYPREQYQLTISFGCAPERVGELTAAVFTQIDSLKTSGTTDVYLEKVRESQKRQRETDLKDNSFWLNIMDFYYFNREDPLTVLQFDSMVENLSPDAVRKAANTYLDTNNLVQIILYPKDFKTR from the coding sequence ATGAAACGATTACCCCTTGTAATTTTACTATCCGCACTCTCTCTCTTCGGCTCATGCGCTCCCCGGAAAACAGGCATGGCAACCCCCGAAGAGAACGTGCGGCAGTCCTTGAACCTCGATGCAGCCCTGCTGATCGATCCCGGCGTAGCAAAGGGCAAACTCGATAACGGCCTCACCTGGTATGTGAGGGAAAACGGGAAACCCGAAAAACGGATGGAGTTGCGGCTCGTTGTAAAAGCGGGCTCGGTACTCGAGAACGACGACCAGCAGGGACTGGCGCACTTCGTCGAACATATGGCGTTCAACGGCACGAAGAATTTTCAGAAGCACGAGCTCGTGAATTATCTCGAATCCATCGGAATGCGGTTCGGGCCGGATTTAAACGCCTATACAAGCTTCGACGAAACCGTGTACATGCTCCAGGTACCGACCGACAGTACGCATATTGTCGAGAAGGCTTTTCAGATACTCGAGGACTGGGCGCACAATATCTCGTTCGACGATGACGAGATCGACAGAGAGCGGGGGGTTATCGTCGAGGAATGGCGCCAGGGCAGAGGCGCGGATATGCGGATGCTCGACAAGCAGTTCCCGGTGCTTTTCCATGGGTCACGGTATGCGGAGCGGCTGCCAATCGGGAAAAAGGAGATAATCGAACAGTTCCGGCACGATACTCTCCGTGCATTCTACAAATCTTGGTACCGGCCTGACCTCATGGCCGTGATCGCGGTAGGCGACTTTGATAAAAACCAGATTGAAAGCCTTATAAAACAGCATTTTGCACGGATACCCTCTCCGAAAAAACCGCCAAAAAGAATTATGTATCCCCTGCCGGATCATGATGAAACGTTGTTCGCAATCGCTACCGACCCCGAAGCCACAAGTAACGGCGTCAGCATTTACTACAAGCACGATGCGCCGCCGGAAGGAACTGTGGGCGACTATCGGAGGCAGCTCGTGGAATACATGTACCACGGGATGTTCAACCAGCGTCTCAGCGAGCTGACAAAGCAGTCGGACCCGCCGTTCCTCTACGGGTATTCAACCAACACCAGGATGGTTCTGGCAAAAGAGATGTACGTTCTCGGTACGGGAGTCAAGGATAACGGAATCGAACGGGGACTCGATGCGCTCATGACCGAAGCTGCCCGTGTCCGGCGTTTCGGATTCACCCTGTCCGAGATGAACCGTCAGAAACAGGAACTGCTGCGCTTCATAGAACAGGCTTACAGCGAACGCGATAAAACCGAATCGGGGAGTTTTACCAACGAATACTCGCGTAATTTTCTTGCGGACGAGCCAATTCCGGGTATTGAGGTTGAATATGCCATCTTCAATAAATATATTCCGGAAATCACCCTGGAAGAGGTAAACAGGCTGGCGACCGCATGGATATCTGACCGCAACAGGGTCATCATGGTCAATGCGCCTGAAAAACCCGGTGTGAAGGTGCCCGGTGAAAAAGAAATTCTCACTGTTATCGACACCGTAAGCGAAAAAGAGATCGAGCCGTATGTCGATACCGTCTCCGACCGTCCTCTCGTCGAGACACCTCCCACACCATCCCCCGTCGTCAGCGAGCGCCTGATAGAGAAAATCGGAATTACCGAATGGACGCTCGCCAACGGGGTTCGTGTCGTTCTCAAACCCACCGATTTCAAGAATGACGAAATCATCTTTACATCATCGAGCCCCGGCGGATATTCGCTGGTACCGGACAGGAATTTCATTGCCGCCAAAACGGCATCCGCGATAGTGAATGAAGGCGGCGCGGGGCCGTTCAATCTTATCGAGCTCGATAAAAAACTCTCCGGCAAGGTTGTGGGTGTGTCACCTTGGATAAGCGACCTTCAGGAAGGCATTACCGGGAACGCATCTCCCAAAGATATCGAAACCATGTTTCAGCTTATCTATCTCTATTTCACCGAACCGCGCAAAGACAGCACAGCGTTCCTCTCATACAAATCGCGCATGAAAGGCATGATAGAAAACCGCAGCGCACGACCCGAAACAGCCTTTTCCGATACCGTCCTGGTAACCATGGCCTCCTATCACCCGCGCATGCGGCCCTGGACAACAGCCCTCCTCGATGAGATGAATCTCGATGCATCGTACGATATTTACCGCGACCGTTTTATGGATGCGAGCGATTTCACCTTCTATTTCGTCGGCAATTTCGACCTTTCGTCAATAAAACCTCTCGTCGAAACGTATATCGGAGGCCTGCCATCCCTCAAGCGAAAGGAAACCTGGCGGGACACCGGAGTCATGTTTCCCCGGGGATCGATCAGGAAAGAAGTCAGGGCGGGAATCGAGCAAAAGAGCCAGGTGCAGCTCATCTTTACCGGTGATTTTTCCTGGTCATACCAGAACCGTTACGATATGGGCTCGATGACCGAGCTTCTCCGGATCAAACTTCGCGAGGTCATCCGCGAGGATATGGGCGGCACGTACGGTGTGAACGTTTCCCAATCGCTTTCCCATTATCCTCGCGAGCAGTATCAGCTCACCATATCGTTCGGCTGCGCTCCGGAACGGGTCGGCGAGCTGACCGCCGCGGTTTTCACCCAGATAGACAGCCTTAAAACATCCGGCACGACCGATGTCTATCTCGAAAAGGTCAGGGAGAGTCAGAAACGGCAGCGTGAAACGGACCTCAAGGATAATTCTTTCTGGCTGAACATTATGGATTTTTACTACTTTAACCGGGAGGACCCGCTGACCGTTCTCCAATTCGACAGCATGGTAGAAAATCTGTCGCCCGATGCTGTCCGGAAGGCGGCAAACACTTATCTCGACACGAACAATCTCGTACAGATTATCCTGTATCCGAAGGACTTCAAAACACGATAG
- a CDS encoding PAS domain-containing sensor histidine kinase — MEMFRDFIDSATEGFILFDSEMNTLMINGAMLEMLRKKKNDVLGKNLTELFPDMKDSGGYDRCMDVLETGKPFELDYAVSRKIFSTQNIYLKVFRAGDGLGMTVNDISDRKEIEDALVESRQKYQTVFHKANDFMVLIDEDGKVLDVNDRSRDFLGYSKYDYIGKTLFELPILNEESKKVAVDNFLQRMKGEAVQTYELEMVKQDGETVIGEVNGALIELANNRRGDLIIIRDVTGRKKAEKERLDLISKLQEKTEELNTILENVGDGIITVNNEYTITAFNNAFSELVGLPREEIIGKPCYDIIRCVDNDRNDLCNHSCGLEQTLLKGLTFVERSIIQHRDDTTTTVESVNSPLKSVDGSIIGAVKSIRDITKEAEIEHMKEEFVSTVSHELRTPLTAIQGYIDLILAGETGEINDVQREFLDMVSRNSERLTLLINDLLDIEKLEAVKLTLRMQKVSLSDLVRYSANTLRHNALEKKLDYILDIKNGIEGYFDQDKITQIMLNLISNAIKFTPEGSVTIKLDERNNKAEISILDTGIGISPADRKKLFTKFFRAETPLVKKIPGTGLGLSIVKKLIEVHKGKIIVSSDTGKGSEFLVVLPLEKRGTAGRSDRKTV, encoded by the coding sequence AACCTGACGGAGTTATTTCCGGATATGAAGGATTCTGGAGGGTATGACCGGTGCATGGATGTTCTTGAAACAGGGAAGCCCTTCGAGCTCGATTATGCCGTTTCCAGAAAGATTTTCAGCACTCAGAATATATACCTGAAGGTGTTCAGAGCCGGTGATGGTCTGGGCATGACGGTCAACGATATTTCCGACCGTAAAGAAATCGAGGATGCCCTTGTCGAGAGCCGTCAGAAATACCAGACAGTTTTCCATAAGGCCAATGATTTCATGGTGCTTATCGATGAAGACGGGAAAGTATTGGATGTCAACGATCGTTCGAGGGACTTCCTGGGATATTCCAAATATGATTATATCGGGAAAACCCTTTTCGAGCTTCCGATTTTAAATGAAGAATCGAAAAAAGTTGCCGTCGATAATTTCTTGCAGCGCATGAAAGGGGAGGCAGTCCAGACGTATGAACTGGAGATGGTGAAACAGGATGGTGAAACGGTGATCGGAGAGGTCAACGGAGCCCTCATCGAGCTCGCGAATAACCGCAGGGGTGATCTCATCATCATCCGTGATGTGACCGGGCGGAAAAAGGCGGAAAAAGAGCGGCTGGATCTTATCAGCAAACTTCAGGAAAAAACGGAGGAGCTCAACACCATTCTGGAGAACGTGGGGGATGGAATAATCACCGTGAATAACGAGTACACGATAACCGCTTTTAATAACGCTTTCAGCGAACTGGTTGGTTTGCCGCGGGAGGAGATAATCGGCAAGCCCTGTTATGATATCATCCGGTGTGTCGACAACGACCGGAACGATCTCTGCAATCATTCATGCGGACTTGAACAGACCCTCCTGAAAGGACTCACATTCGTTGAGCGGAGCATCATTCAGCACCGTGATGATACAACCACTACCGTGGAGTCGGTCAATTCTCCTCTGAAAAGCGTGGATGGAAGTATTATCGGGGCTGTCAAGTCCATACGTGATATTACGAAGGAAGCGGAGATCGAGCACATGAAGGAGGAGTTTGTTTCGACTGTTTCCCATGAGCTCAGAACGCCGCTTACCGCAATTCAGGGATATATCGATCTGATTCTTGCCGGCGAGACCGGCGAAATCAATGATGTCCAACGGGAGTTTCTGGACATGGTATCCAGAAATTCAGAGCGTCTCACCCTCCTGATCAACGATCTCCTCGACATTGAAAAGCTCGAAGCGGTCAAACTGACCCTCCGTATGCAGAAAGTGTCCCTGAGCGATCTGGTGAGATATTCTGCCAATACGCTGCGCCACAATGCCCTTGAAAAGAAGCTGGATTATATCCTCGACATTAAGAACGGCATCGAAGGTTATTTTGATCAGGATAAAATCACGCAGATTATGCTGAACCTCATCTCCAACGCAATCAAGTTCACGCCCGAGGGATCGGTTACGATCAAACTGGATGAACGTAACAACAAGGCTGAAATCAGTATTCTGGATACCGGTATCGGAATCAGCCCCGCAGACCGGAAAAAGCTCTTCACAAAGTTCTTCAGGGCGGAAACACCTCTGGTAAAAAAGATTCCCGGTACGGGGCTCGGGCTTTCGATCGTCAAAAAACTCATCGAGGTACATAAAGGGAAAATCATCGTATCGAGTGATACCGGCAAGGGATCGGAATTCCTTGTCGTGCTACCGCTGGAAAAAAGAGGTACAGCGGGAAGAAGCGATAGGAAAACTGTCTGA
- a CDS encoding HEAT repeat domain-containing protein, producing the protein MNTTGILHFFSTRELILVSVILIMAVIVFFLLMYAIIFRIIYNMRNRRVIRKKAHWEKIVLDYITGIIDTVDLYSLKLKTGDWMIFGAFIENYLVDLKGEDNDRLIRLLWNIGYYEVLMGALDSSDAIERAYSAHYLGLMNYRAAESKIMNLIYDSSSFVAISAFEALNRIGTGKNLDRIIRDVLNKTDLSISKVSDIILSYGSELNPVLTRLLDDREVTDAGKRLIVDILAYKNALDSSTVVLKLARQTENKELKIGCIKALGVFCDPESIPFLQDNISAPDWIIRSQAVKAFGNIGTEEIIPLLSGILVSDDNLWVKLYSAQSLARFGEKGKAILETVLRDSKDLEDVIRYVLYETGV; encoded by the coding sequence ATGAATACGACCGGCATACTGCATTTTTTTTCCACCCGTGAACTCATCCTGGTGAGCGTTATTCTCATCATGGCTGTAATAGTATTCTTTCTGCTCATGTACGCCATTATCTTCCGTATCATCTATAATATGAGAAACCGCCGTGTCATCCGAAAAAAAGCGCATTGGGAGAAAATAGTCCTCGACTATATCACCGGTATAATCGACACGGTCGATCTTTACAGTCTGAAACTTAAAACAGGCGACTGGATGATATTCGGGGCATTTATCGAAAATTACCTGGTCGACCTCAAGGGAGAAGACAACGACCGCCTCATCCGGCTTCTCTGGAATATCGGATACTATGAGGTTCTTATGGGCGCCCTTGACTCCTCAGATGCGATTGAACGCGCATACAGCGCCCATTACCTGGGACTGATGAACTACCGCGCGGCCGAATCAAAAATCATGAACCTCATTTACGATAGCAGCTCGTTCGTCGCCATCAGCGCATTCGAGGCCCTCAACCGTATCGGCACAGGGAAAAACCTTGACCGGATTATCCGTGATGTTCTCAACAAAACCGACCTCAGTATATCCAAGGTATCGGATATCATTCTGAGTTATGGAAGCGAGCTCAATCCGGTATTGACCAGGCTTCTCGATGACCGCGAAGTCACCGATGCGGGGAAACGGCTCATAGTGGATATTCTCGCCTATAAAAATGCACTCGACAGTTCGACTGTCGTTTTGAAACTGGCAAGGCAGACCGAGAACAAGGAGCTCAAAATCGGCTGTATCAAGGCGCTCGGCGTATTCTGCGACCCGGAGAGTATACCGTTTCTTCAGGACAATATTTCCGCACCCGACTGGATTATCAGAAGCCAGGCGGTAAAAGCTTTCGGAAATATCGGTACGGAGGAAATAATTCCCCTGTTATCAGGAATACTTGTCTCCGATGATAATCTGTGGGTAAAACTCTACAGCGCTCAATCGCTCGCACGGTTCGGAGAGAAAGGGAAAGCCATCCTGGAAACGGTGCTCAGGGACAGTAAAGACCTTGAGGATGTCATCAGGTATGTATTATACGAAACCGGGGTATAA